The following coding sequences are from one Triplophysa dalaica isolate WHDGS20190420 chromosome 12, ASM1584641v1, whole genome shotgun sequence window:
- the tbrg4 gene encoding FAST kinase domain-containing protein 4 produces MTTRLLSRCARLFARCPHARIQAATIHPTEPVGPMSLSWHQLSARNLCQGNELAKMEETPVLYERTELVGLVEKAETPQEVLQLWAEQGSSASDAARCLVQLSLRVTEKGGEGILRDPRFENMLETVNSQVSSVWNGSLVALLRALTMLGLPSDAPLFGSLQNEVLWRIRRLTYRQLTYLVDWVAFQRSRGQENEALTTTVLKQLELRWTELCEPRTISILMSRASFLTPSFMDKLEDKALELAENFNAEDIRRVTFALASQNRRAVPLLRALSYHLNQKPSSELKTPLLLDIAYAYGKLNFHQTHVLQRIAAELLPRLSEMSSFDVTRCAKSLAFLKWLHLPLFEGFAQHYESNSVKYSTLQVCNLLMSFAKLNFQPSKVEEFYPKVHKALEGSFQTLEPFLKMDVVWSLCVLNQALPDHISSVTKPAFQKKLTGGSVGRIENYRLKLLHISAYAQLEPLGVADVPTAVLLPAPQNKAGSITPLQSGIHTALQSLTNSRTQALRTSVKTVYGWKIDGELVVDSENKPIDLENLKAPHLPGGGGPDVLPTGARRIAFVAWEYTNFCLRSKDLLGRFAMQKRQLLLAGFIVVEVPYFEWVDLKSDWQKVAYLKDKLGKAVAEDMAK; encoded by the exons ATGACTACCAGGCTGCTGAGCAGATGTGCACGACTGTTTGCTCGCTGCCCTCACGCCCGCATACAAGCCGCCACAATCCACCCCACAGAACCAGTGGGCCCGATGTCCTTGTCCTGGCATCAGCTTTCTGCCAGGAATCTCTGTCAGGGCAATGAACTGGCCAAGATGGAGGAGACACCAGTTCTTTATGAACGCACAGAACTAGTTGGGCTCGTTGAAAAGGCAGAAACGCCACAGGAAGTGCTTCAGTTGTGGGCAGAGCAGGGTAGCTCTGCAAGTGATGCGGCCAGATGTCTGGTGCAGCTGAGTCTGCGAGTCACAGAGAAGGGCGGGGAAGGAATTCTGCGGGATCCACGCTTTGAAAACATGCTGGAGACAGTAAACTCTCAG gTGTCTTCGGTATGGAACGGATCTCTGGTAGCTCTTCTGCGTGCTCTCACTATGCTGGGTCTCCCCTCTGATGCCCCGCTATTCGGCTCGCTCCAGAACGAAGTGCTTTGGCGAATACGACGCCTCACTTACCGTCAGCTGACCTACCTGGTGGACTGGGTGGCATTTCAGCGCAGCAGAGG GCAGGAAAATGAAGCTCTCACCACAACCGTGCTGAAACAACTAGAGCTGCGCTGGACAGAGCTGTGTGAGCCTCGTACCATCAGCATCCTCATGAGCCGTGCTTCATTTCTTACCCCCTCGTTCATGGACAAACTAGAGGATAAG GCCCTGGAATTGGCTGAGAACTTCAATGCAGAGGATATTCGCAGGGTAACATTTGCACTGGCCTCCCAGAACAGGAGGGCCGTTCCTCTTTTACGTGCTCTCTCATATCACCTTAACCAGAAACCCTCctcagaactgaaaacaccaCTGCTGCTTGACATCGCATACGCTTATG gtAAGCTTAATTTTCACCAGACGCATGTGCTCCAGAGAATAGCTGCAGAGCTGTTGCCTAGGTTATCAGAAATGAGCTCTTTCGATGTCACGCGATGTGCCAAGTCTCTTGCCTTTCTCAAGTGGCTCCACCTGCCTCTCTTTGAAGGATTTGCACAG cacTATGAGAGCAATAGTGTGAAGTACAGCACTCTGCAGGTCTGTAACCTCCTCATGTCTTTCGCCAAACTCAACTTTCAGCCCAGCAAAGTGGAGGAGTTTTACCCAAAG GTACACAAAGCTTTGGAAGGTTCATTTCAGACTTTGGAGCCTTTTCTGAAAATGGATGTGGTTTGGTCACTCTGTGTGCTAAACCAAGCCTTACCTGATCACATTAGCTCTGTTACAAAGCCTGCCTTTCAAAAGAAACTTACAG GTGGCAGTGTGGGTCGGATAGAGAACTATCGTCTTAAATTGCTTCATATCTCAGCCTATGCGCAGCTGGAGCCTCTAGGAGTCGCCGATGTCCCCACTGCTGTTCTGCTGCCAGCACCTCAGAACAAAGCGGGTTCCATCACCCCTCTGCAAAGTGGTATTCACACAGCTCTCCAGAGTCTGACCAACAGCAGGACGCAGGCTCTCCGCACTTCTGTCAAAACAGTGTACGGCTGGAAAATAG ATGGAGAGCTTGTGGTAGATTCAGAAAATAAGCCGATTGATCTGGAGAACCTGAAAGCCCCTCATTTACCAGGAGGTGGTGGTCCTGATGTATTGCCAACAGGTGCACGCCG GATAGCATTCGTGGCTTGGGAGTATACAAACTTTTGTCTCAGGAGTAAGGATCTTTTGGGACGCTTTGCCATGCAAAAACGCCAACTACTGCTGGCTGGTTTTATAGTAGTTGAG GTGCCGTACTTCGAATGGGTGgatctgaaatctgattggcaGAAAGTGGCGTACCTGAAGGACAAGTTAGGGAAAGCCGTGGCTGAGGACATGGCTAAGTGA